AATCCTGGGTCCCGGGACGCGATGACGTGGGCGCGCTGCGCATCCGCACCCGCGCCACCTGCGACCTTCCCTGTGCCAGCTTCCCCACGGCGGATGCGACGCCGGACCAGCCGGGTGTCATCCTCGATCTCGACTATTGGGCCCTGATACCGGTCTAGCGCCTAGATGTAGCCGGCATCCATGAGCCAGAGCAGGATGGAGGCCGTGATGGCGGCAAAGCCCGTGCCCAGCGCCACGGCGCCCGAGACGGCAGGCACCGCTTCATCGTTTCGCTGTGCGAAGAGAAACGCATTCGCCCCCGTGGGCATGGCGGCAAAGAGCACCGCGACCTTGATCCAGAGCGGCGGCAGCGTCACCGCATGGCGGGCCAGCAGGAACACGAAGGCCGGCATCGCGATCATCTTGAGCGCGATCAGCACGAACATGCCGCCCCATGACCCCTTGAGATTGTAGGCCGCGAGTGAAACGCCCAGCGCCACCAGCGCCGTCGGCACGCCTGCGTCGCTCAGCATGGCGAGCATCCTGTCGGGCACGGGATGGAGGCCCAGACCTGTCAGGCGCCACAGTCCACCCGCCAGCAGCCCGAGGATGATTGCGTTGGTCGCGAGCATGCGGAGCAGCGTCTGACCGGTATCGATGATGGAGAACGCTGCGGCGTTGCGTGCCAGTTCCCGGTGCAGCGTTGCCGAGAACCACAGCACGGGCGCATGGATGGAGAGGATCATGCCCAGCGGCACGGCGATCCCGTCACCGAAATGGGCAAGGCCGA
The nucleotide sequence above comes from Hyphomicrobiales bacterium. Encoded proteins:
- a CDS encoding AEC family transporter, translated to MNAIVTTVLPVFGLIVVGYGLAKANIIDGVAGRGITLFVFNVAIPAFLFRTVASMTSQEGAPWALWIAFFGGLAMAWILAAVVSHFVESLNVSGGAAASMATGFGNLALLGTPLGLAHFGDGIAVPLGMILSIHAPVLWFSATLHRELARNAAAFSIIDTGQTLLRMLATNAIILGLLAGGLWRLTGLGLHPVPDRMLAMLSDAGVPTALVALGVSLAAYNLKGSWGGMFVLIALKMIAMPAFVFLLARHAVTLPPLWIKVAVLFAAMPTGANAFLFAQRNDEAVPAVSGAVALGTGFAAITASILLWLMDAGYI